The Lichenihabitans psoromatis genome contains a region encoding:
- a CDS encoding MFS transporter: protein MQTSPSFVPQRSTLVALLVAGAFFMENLDGTVIATALPQMAKSFGTTPGSLAIGMTAYLLTVAVFIPASGWVADRYGARPVFASAVALFTIASILCGLSIDTLTFTLARILQGAAGALMTPVGRLVVLRGTAKQDLMRAIATLTWPALTAPVLGPPLGGFITTVASWRWIFFINVPIGIMGLGLALRLIEAGRDEARRPFDALGFVLNGSCLASLLYALERFGQTGGDWRIASLFLIASLTLGTLALRRARTHPHPLVSLEAFRVPSFRVTMDGGLIARITISTMPFLLPLLFQVGLGRDAFTSGLLVLWYGAANLAIKPLTTPILRRFGFRTVLLANTVISASSIAACAMIDRSIPIAVIVLVLMVAGASRSMQFTALNTLAFAELEPGQTGPANTLFNMAFQLALGMGVAFGAIVLRIAEALPAGQGADPSGPFRLCFAIIGLVALTALPAFARLRRDAGQAVSQHRAAATR, encoded by the coding sequence ATGCAGACAAGCCCTTCCTTCGTGCCGCAACGGTCCACCTTGGTGGCGCTGCTGGTGGCCGGCGCGTTTTTCATGGAAAATCTCGACGGCACCGTGATCGCGACGGCGCTGCCGCAGATGGCGAAAAGCTTTGGCACGACGCCGGGGTCGCTCGCGATCGGCATGACGGCTTATCTGCTCACCGTCGCGGTCTTCATTCCCGCCAGCGGCTGGGTGGCGGACCGCTACGGCGCCCGTCCTGTCTTCGCGAGCGCGGTCGCGCTGTTCACCATCGCCTCGATCCTGTGCGGCCTCAGCATCGACACGCTGACCTTCACCCTGGCGCGGATCCTCCAAGGGGCCGCCGGGGCACTGATGACGCCTGTAGGTCGGCTTGTCGTGCTGCGCGGCACAGCCAAGCAGGACCTGATGCGCGCCATCGCGACGCTCACCTGGCCGGCCCTGACGGCGCCGGTGCTCGGGCCGCCGCTCGGCGGGTTCATCACCACGGTAGCGTCCTGGCGCTGGATCTTCTTCATCAACGTGCCGATCGGGATCATGGGGCTGGGGCTCGCGCTCCGATTGATCGAGGCTGGGCGGGACGAAGCTCGTCGCCCCTTCGACGCGCTCGGCTTCGTGCTCAACGGGTCTTGCCTTGCGTCGCTGCTCTATGCCTTGGAGCGCTTCGGGCAGACGGGAGGCGATTGGCGGATCGCCTCGCTGTTTCTCATCGCCAGCCTCACGCTTGGCACGCTGGCCTTGCGGCGTGCCCGCACTCACCCGCATCCCCTGGTGTCGCTCGAGGCGTTCCGGGTGCCGAGCTTCCGCGTCACCATGGATGGAGGCCTGATCGCGCGGATCACCATCAGCACCATGCCGTTTCTTCTGCCCCTGCTGTTCCAGGTCGGGCTCGGGCGGGATGCGTTCACGTCGGGCCTGTTGGTGTTGTGGTATGGCGCCGCCAATCTCGCCATCAAACCCCTTACGACGCCGATCCTGCGGCGCTTCGGCTTTCGTACCGTGCTGCTGGCCAACACGGTCATCAGCGCGAGTTCGATCGCGGCCTGCGCCATGATCGACCGCTCGATACCGATCGCCGTCATCGTGCTGGTCTTGATGGTCGCCGGCGCCAGCCGCTCGATGCAATTCACCGCCTTGAACACGCTGGCATTCGCTGAGCTCGAGCCCGGCCAGACCGGCCCCGCCAACACGTTATTCAACATGGCGTTTCAGTTGGCGCTGGGGATGGGCGTCGCCTTCGGCGCGATCGTTCTGCGGATCGCTGAGGCGCTTCCGGCAGGGCAGGGTGCCGACCCGAGCGGCCCGTTCCGGCTCTGCTTTGCGATTATTGGTCTGGTGGCTCTCACGGCGCTTCCGGCTTTCGCGCGCTTGCGGCGCGATGCGGGGCAGGCCGTCAGCCAGCATCGGGCTGCGGCGACCCGGTGA
- a CDS encoding DNA-3-methyladenine glycosylase, with product MASLPANAARDVVKMFDRAAEEVGRSVIGATFLVDGVGGLIVEAEAYDRDDPASHSFRGETGRNAAMFGPPGHAYVYRSYGIHWCVNLVCRPGSAVLLRAIEPTMGLDEMRVRRGNEAVTLLCSGPGRLSQALGITAALNGRSLDQPPFTLIPNDNALDIVSGPRIGITRGADTPWRFGLRGSRFLSKRFRPDQVG from the coding sequence ATGGCGTCGCTCCCGGCCAACGCCGCGCGCGACGTCGTCAAGATGTTTGATCGGGCCGCCGAAGAGGTGGGCCGATCCGTCATCGGGGCCACTTTTCTGGTCGACGGCGTCGGCGGGCTGATCGTCGAGGCTGAAGCCTATGACCGGGACGATCCCGCCTCACATAGTTTTCGCGGCGAGACCGGACGCAACGCCGCCATGTTTGGGCCGCCCGGTCACGCTTACGTGTACCGCTCCTACGGCATCCACTGGTGCGTCAATCTTGTCTGCCGCCCAGGGAGCGCCGTGTTGTTGCGCGCCATCGAACCCACGATGGGCTTGGACGAGATGCGGGTGCGCCGTGGCAACGAGGCCGTGACGCTCCTCTGCAGCGGGCCGGGACGGCTCAGTCAGGCCCTCGGCATCACGGCCGCGCTCAATGGCCGATCGCTCGACCAGCCCCCCTTCACCCTGATCCCCAACGACAACGCGCTCGACATCGTCTCTGGGCCGCGCATCGGCATCACGCGCGGAGCCGACACGCCGTGGCGGTTCGGTCTACGCGGGTCACGGTTTCTGTCGAAGCGGTTTCGCCCGGATCAGGTCGGCTGA
- a CDS encoding peroxiredoxin codes for MIQIGQIAPDFTADTTQGRISFHDWIGDGYAILFSHPKTFTPVCTTELGMVAKLTPDFAKRNTKVIGLSVDPVESHDRWAADIERTQGAAVTYPLIGDADLAVSKLYGMLPADTDGTSEGRTAATNATVRTVFIIGPDKRVKLSLAYPMSTGRNFAEIMRALDSIQLTAAHKVATPVDWQPGEDVIIAGSVSDEDAKKAYPGGWDAPAPYLRIVPQPT; via the coding sequence ATGATACAAATCGGACAGATTGCCCCCGACTTCACGGCCGACACGACCCAGGGCCGGATCAGCTTTCATGACTGGATCGGCGACGGATACGCGATCCTTTTTTCGCATCCGAAGACATTCACGCCGGTCTGCACGACCGAACTCGGCATGGTCGCGAAGCTGACGCCCGACTTCGCTAAGCGCAACACCAAGGTGATCGGCCTGTCGGTCGATCCCGTCGAGTCGCATGATCGCTGGGCGGCCGACATCGAACGGACGCAGGGCGCGGCCGTGACCTACCCCTTGATCGGAGACGCCGATCTTGCCGTCTCGAAGCTCTACGGCATGCTACCGGCCGATACGGACGGCACGTCCGAGGGTCGCACCGCCGCCACCAATGCCACAGTCCGCACCGTGTTCATCATCGGGCCCGACAAGCGTGTGAAGCTGTCCTTGGCTTATCCGATGTCGACCGGGCGCAACTTCGCCGAGATCATGCGGGCGCTCGATTCGATCCAGCTGACGGCCGCCCACAAGGTGGCAACGCCGGTCGATTGGCAGCCGGGCGAGGACGTCATCATCGCCGGTTCAGTGTCCGACGAAGACGCCAAAAAGGCTTATCCGGGCGGTTGGGACGCGCCCGCACCCTACCTCCGCATCGTACCTCAGCCGACCTGA